A genomic stretch from Halopiger aswanensis includes:
- a CDS encoding aldo/keto reductase → MEYTTLGSTGMEVSKICLGCMSFGTDREWMLDEDESRELIERAIDLGINFFDTANIYSYGESEEILGDVLADYDRDEMVVASKVRFRGANDHRNATGLSRKTIEQELEHTLDRLGMDALDLYQIHRWDYDTPIETTLRALDDAVRRGKVRHIGASSMWAHQFLEARRVSEREGLAPFETMQNLYHLAYREEEREMYPVCEQYDVGTIPWSPLGAGYLARPHEEFQTTTRGEHEAEEAGVPYHEFSGSEAINERVQELADEKGVTMAQIALAWHFQNDNVTAPIVGTSSVEHLEEAVEALEIDLSDSDVDYLEEPYEPVPVYGHE, encoded by the coding sequence ATGGAGTACACCACACTCGGTTCGACCGGCATGGAAGTCAGCAAGATCTGTCTCGGCTGCATGAGCTTCGGCACCGATCGCGAGTGGATGTTAGACGAGGATGAGAGCCGCGAACTCATCGAGCGCGCGATCGATCTGGGAATCAACTTCTTCGACACCGCCAATATCTACTCCTACGGCGAGAGCGAGGAGATCCTCGGCGACGTGCTCGCCGACTACGACCGCGACGAGATGGTCGTCGCCTCGAAGGTCCGGTTCAGGGGCGCAAACGACCACCGCAACGCGACCGGGCTCTCGAGAAAGACCATCGAACAGGAACTCGAACACACCCTGGACCGGCTGGGGATGGACGCGCTCGACCTCTACCAGATCCACCGCTGGGATTACGACACGCCGATCGAGACGACGCTGCGGGCGTTAGACGACGCCGTCCGGCGCGGCAAGGTTCGCCATATCGGCGCCTCGTCGATGTGGGCCCACCAGTTCCTCGAGGCCCGGCGAGTGAGCGAGCGGGAGGGACTGGCGCCGTTCGAGACGATGCAGAACCTCTATCATCTGGCCTACCGCGAGGAGGAGCGCGAGATGTACCCCGTCTGCGAGCAGTACGACGTCGGCACGATTCCGTGGAGCCCGCTCGGGGCGGGCTACCTCGCACGTCCCCACGAGGAGTTCCAGACGACGACCCGCGGCGAGCACGAGGCCGAAGAGGCCGGCGTCCCCTACCACGAGTTCTCGGGCAGCGAGGCGATCAACGAACGGGTTCAGGAACTGGCCGACGAGAAGGGCGTCACGATGGCCCAGATCGCGCTGGCCTGGCACTTCCAGAACGACAACGTGACCGCGCCGATCGTCGGCACCTCGAGCGTCGAGCACCTCGAAGAAGCGGTGGAAGCGCTCGAGATCGACCTTTCAGATTCGGACGTCGACTACCTCGAGGAGCCCTACGAGCCGGTGCCGGTGTACGGCCACGAGTAG
- the rnz gene encoding ribonuclease Z, which translates to MPLRVTFLGTAGAIPTTERNPSGIFVSREGEELLFDAGEGTQRQMMRFGTGFSVSHLFVTHLHGDHVLGIPGLLQTMDFNEREEPLAIHTPRGTRRKLESLVNALDNDPAFPVRINEVGDGDVAYRADEYEVRAFGTDHDARSVGYALVEDDRKGRFDRERAEELGVPVGPKFSKLHEGTPVELEDGTVVEPEQVVGDPRPGRTIVYTGDTRPTVATIEVADDPDLLIHDATFAEDRADRATKTAHSTAKQAAEIANRAGASRLALMHLSSRYAGYTDDHLAEAREVFDGEVFVPEDGQKLEIPYPDADADPDE; encoded by the coding sequence ATGCCACTGCGCGTGACGTTTTTGGGAACGGCCGGGGCGATTCCGACGACCGAGCGGAATCCGAGCGGAATCTTCGTCTCCCGCGAGGGCGAGGAGCTGCTGTTCGACGCCGGCGAGGGGACCCAGCGCCAGATGATGCGCTTTGGCACCGGCTTTTCGGTCTCGCACCTGTTCGTCACGCACCTCCACGGCGACCACGTCCTCGGGATTCCGGGGCTGCTCCAGACCATGGACTTCAACGAGCGCGAGGAGCCCCTCGCGATTCACACGCCACGCGGCACGCGCCGGAAACTCGAGTCGCTCGTGAACGCCCTCGACAACGACCCCGCCTTCCCCGTGCGGATCAACGAGGTCGGCGACGGGGACGTGGCCTACCGCGCCGACGAGTACGAGGTCCGCGCGTTCGGGACCGACCACGACGCCCGGTCGGTCGGCTACGCCCTCGTCGAGGACGACCGCAAGGGCCGGTTCGACCGCGAGCGCGCCGAGGAACTCGGCGTCCCGGTCGGGCCGAAGTTCTCTAAACTCCACGAGGGCACCCCCGTCGAACTCGAGGACGGCACCGTCGTCGAGCCCGAGCAGGTCGTCGGCGACCCGCGACCGGGGCGTACGATCGTCTACACCGGTGATACGCGGCCGACGGTGGCGACGATCGAAGTCGCCGACGACCCCGACCTGCTGATCCACGACGCGACCTTCGCCGAGGATCGGGCCGACCGCGCGACGAAGACGGCCCACTCGACGGCCAAACAGGCCGCCGAAATCGCCAACCGGGCCGGTGCGAGTCGGCTGGCGCTGATGCACCTGTCCTCGCGCTACGCGGGCTATACGGACGATCACCTCGCGGAGGCCCGCGAGGTGTTCGACGGCGAGGTCTTCGTCCCCGAGGACGGGCAGAAACTCGAGATTCCGTATCCTGACGCGGACGCAGACCCGGACGAGTAG
- a CDS encoding poly-gamma-glutamate hydrolase family protein → MTSYQAATRPDSDVSYDTGLVCSLADTQDDLDGNQHAISADPRLLEAHGLSAGDQLRVERSDDEFAAYTVAESRPEAPQGIVRMSDSGQYRLDLADREWSAEDDLNTCPAPRTDHSLEDEFEADISTTLPRPDLSVDEAREQGELVEQLDEGDESLVAIAPHGGGMQPWTDEQAARVGELASATSWRALGWGPSPEGGAFRRWYVPSTEISPASYPKLAEIADTEFDVAVDFGGVCESGIEVGGTADESLRAEIRDAINEALPRCAVEATLPDEPDGTADSMLVNRLGEDGVFVSQSYATRRAYWKQIAHGVAAALSDDVSAALASLESAGC, encoded by the coding sequence GCCGCGACGCGGCCCGACAGCGACGTCTCCTACGACACCGGCCTCGTCTGCTCGCTCGCCGATACCCAGGACGACCTCGACGGCAACCAGCACGCGATCTCGGCCGATCCGCGACTGCTCGAGGCCCACGGGCTGTCGGCCGGGGACCAGCTCCGGGTCGAGCGCTCCGACGACGAGTTCGCGGCCTACACGGTCGCCGAGAGCCGCCCCGAGGCGCCACAGGGAATCGTCCGCATGTCCGACAGCGGGCAGTACCGCCTCGACCTCGCCGACCGAGAGTGGTCGGCCGAGGACGATCTGAACACGTGTCCCGCGCCCCGAACCGATCACTCGCTCGAGGACGAGTTCGAAGCCGACATCTCGACGACCCTGCCGCGACCGGATCTCTCGGTCGACGAGGCCCGCGAGCAGGGCGAACTCGTCGAGCAACTCGACGAGGGCGACGAGTCGCTGGTCGCGATCGCACCCCACGGCGGCGGCATGCAGCCGTGGACCGACGAGCAGGCGGCCCGCGTCGGCGAACTCGCGTCGGCGACGAGCTGGCGAGCGCTCGGCTGGGGCCCCTCGCCCGAGGGCGGCGCGTTCCGCCGGTGGTACGTCCCGTCCACGGAGATTTCCCCGGCCTCGTACCCGAAACTCGCCGAGATCGCCGACACCGAGTTCGACGTCGCCGTCGACTTCGGTGGCGTCTGCGAGTCGGGTATCGAGGTCGGCGGCACCGCCGACGAGTCGCTGCGCGCCGAGATTCGCGATGCGATCAACGAGGCACTGCCGCGCTGTGCCGTCGAAGCGACGCTCCCCGACGAGCCCGACGGCACGGCCGACTCGATGCTGGTCAACCGGCTCGGCGAGGACGGCGTCTTCGTCTCCCAGAGCTACGCGACCCGCCGCGCGTACTGGAAGCAGATCGCTCACGGCGTCGCCGCCGCCCTGAGCGACGACGTGAGCGCCGCCCTCGCATCGCTCGAGTCGGCCGGCTGTTAG